Within the Syntrophorhabdus sp. genome, the region CGGATGCCCATCCCGCGGCACTTCGGCAAACCCTGCCACGGAGCCGCAAACCCGTCAGCTCATCCTCCGCCGTCTTCTCAACGCTCAACAGGCTCTTGATCAAGTGGGTTTTCACGTTAGATTTGCGTTCTGTCGTCATTCCGGCGAAGGCCGGGATCCAGGAAACACAAGGGGATGGAAAAACCTCTGGATCCCGGATCCGGTCCGGGATGACGGAAAGAGGAGTTTGTCAACAGGCTTTTAAACGGCTCAAGCTGTTCAAGCGCTTTGAACCGTCTTGCCGGAGGTCCCCATGCGCGATGTGATCCAGAAAGTCGTGGCGGCCGAGACAGAGGCGAAACAGGCCGTCGAAGAGGCAAGGACCGAGGCTGACCGCATCACCGCGGAAGCCCGAAAGAAGGCGCAGGACATCGCGGTTAAGGCACGCCAGGAGGCCGCCGCCGAGGCCGACCGTATCATCGCGGCAGCGGTGGCCGAAGCCGAGAAGGAGAAGGAGGAAAGGCTGGCCAGGGCGACGGCGAGGATCGAAAGAGAGGTCGGTATCGACGAGGCTCGGAGAAAGCGTGTTGTAGAAGGGATCGTCCGGTGCGTATGCAGGCCGTGACGGTGCCTTAAGGAGGCCAATGACAGGCAACCTCGACTACTTTGTAGCCCGTCTTCACGGGAAGCGCAGTTCGATGGCCGAGGGAGACAGGCTCGATTCCCTCACGCGCCTGAGGAGCCTCCCGGAGTTCACGCGGGCCATCTTTCCCGAGCGGGAGTTTCAGGGGACCGCGGACTTTCAACGTCTATTGATAGAGGAGCTTGCCAGGGAATTCTCGGGCTTCCCCGGCCACCTGGACCGGGCCGAGAGGCATCTTATCGACTGGATGCCCGCCCGCCTTGAAGCCGAGAACATCAAAGTGCTCCTCAGGGCGTGCATCACGAAGATCCCCCTGGAAGAGGTGACACAGCGTCTCGTTCCCCTGCCGGGGCAGACACCGGCAGTGGTCGAATCACTGGTGAGAGCGCCGACACTCAGCGATTTCGTGATGCTCCTTCCCTTCGGGCCGTTGCGCAAGGGTCTTGAAAAGGCGATCAGGGACCATGGCGAGGACGTCCGCCCCTTCTTCCTGGAGGCGGCTCTGGACAGTGGCTATCTTCGGGAGCTTGCTACGCGTCTCACGCTCCTTTCCAGCCGGGACCGGCAGGAGGTCGAAGGCGTGATATGCCAGGAGGTGGACATCTTTCACCTCATGCTCGTCCTGCGCGGAAAGTTCAACTATGGCCTGGCGGCGGACCAGTTGCTGTCCTTCCACGTCCCAGGGGCCCGGATACCACACGCCGTCCTCGCCGCCATGCTGGACGACCACGATCCCTGGATCGCGGTGGGACGCGCCGTCATGCGCGCCATCGATCCCCTGCCGGTGGAAGGGGCCTTGAGCGAGTCATCCTCGGCCATCCAGATACCTTTCATAGAAGATCTGGCATGGAGACGATACCACCGCCTTGCAAACACGGCGTTCAGGCGCAGCCACATGGGTTTTGGCGTCGTTGTCGGGTACGTGGCGCTGCGCCGCCTGGAAGTGGCCAATCTCATAACCATCTCCGAGGGCATTCGCACGGGTGCCGGTGAGGACATCATACGGACGCGGATGGTGCCGCGCGTGGAAAGGGAGGCGTCCCATGCTTAGCCCGGCCCCGATGTCGCGGCTCAGCGCCGTGGTCCTCGACAAGGACGAACGAGAGGTGCTCACGACCCTCGGCCACATGGGAGTGATACAGCTCACCCGTCTGCCTGCGGGACCCGGGACGCCCGCCCTCGGCGTGCGCGACCTCGCCGGCGATATAGCGCGATACGAGCGTCTGCGCGCGAGGATCGAGGAAATACGGCGCCTCCTTGAGATCTCCGGGCCGACAGGCGAGGAACTTCCCGGAGAGGTCAACCTCTCCGAAGCCGATGAGAGACTCGGCTCCATCGAGGAGCACATCGGGGAAGTATCCCACCTTCGCAGGGCCTACCGGCAGCGGCAAAGGGACTTAACGGCGCTGTGCGATCAGGTGTCGGACTGGCGCGGGCTCGATCTGCCTCTCGCAGGACCTGACCATTTTTCCTTCCTCCATTTCGTGACGGGAAGCCTGCCGGAGCAGAACCTTCCAGGCCTTCGGGCCACACTCGGTGACAATGTCGCCCTGGTCCCGCTGGAAGCGCAGAAGGGACGGCGTCAGGTGATGGCCATGACGACCCGTCAGAACGCGGAATCCCTGGAAAAGGCCCTGCAGGGCGCGGGCTTTAAGCCCGAGGCCCTTCCCGAAGTGGAAGGCCATACAGCCGACACGTTGTGCGCGGATAAGGAGAGAGAGCACCAGCGCCTTGAAACGGAGCTTGCGAGACTCGACATCCGGCTCAGATCCCTTGCGGAAGAGTTCGCGCCTTACCTCAACGGGCTGCAGGCCGCGATCGGGGCCGAACTCGGGCTCATAAGGGCACAGCAGGACCTGGCCCGGACGGACACGACCACAGTGATAACAGGTTGGGTACCGGCGCATCAGGTCACCGGGGTCAGTGAACACCTCAGGAAGATCACCCGCGGCCGCTGTGCCATCGAGATTGCCGCACCCGATGACGCCGCGGAGGAAAGAGTCCCCACGCTCCTCACCCATTCGGGCCTGCTGCGTCCCTTCGGCATGCTCATGTCCTCATACGGAACACCGAATTACCGTGAACTGGAACCCACGATCTTCGTTGCCGTCAGCTACGTGCTCATGTTCGGCATCATGTTCGGAGACTGGGGTCACGGCGCGACGCTCGCCGCCATGGGGGTGGCGGCGCTCCTTAACGGAAAGACCGAGAAGGCCCGCGACATCGGCGTGCTGCTGACGGCCTGCGGGCTGTCGAGCGTCGTTTTCGGGCTCATCTACGGCAGTTTCTTCGGTCTCGAGCATTTCAAGAGATACGCCATCTGGCATGATCCCCTCGAGGGCGACCCGATGGGCCTCATGTATGGCGCGATAGCCGTCGGTGTCGTCATGATCAGCTTGGGGTTGATACTCAATGCCGTCAACCGTTTCCGGCGCGGTGACGTGATCGGCGGCTTTCTCGACAAGTTCGGGGTGGCGGGGATAGTCTTCTACTGGGGGGTGCTCGCGATGATCGTCGGCCGGGACGCCATTTCGTCGCGAGGTCTCATGGTGCCGGCGTTCGTGGTTTTCCTGGTGGTGCCGGCGCTGTGCTGGATAGTGAAGGAACCCCTCGAGTATTTCCTCCATCGTTCCTCCGGGGAGCACGGTACGCTCGGCCTCGCCATCACGGAGTCCCTGGTGGGGGCCTTTGAGGCGTTCCTCTCCTATCTCGCCAACACAATAAGCTTCGTGCGTCTCGGGGCCTACGCGATGAGCCACGCGGCACTTCTCGTCGCCGCCTTCATGCTTGCCGAACAGGTCAAGCACCTTCCCGTCGCGGGCACCATCGGGGGTGTTATCGTCGTGATACTGGGGAATCTCGTGGCCATAGTCCTCGAGGGCATCATCGCATCGGTACAGGCGCTGCGCCTGGAGTACTATGAGTTCTTCGGCAAGTTCTTTTCCGGCGATGGTCAGGCGTTCGAACCCTTTCGCCTGGCGGGAAAGACCGGCCTCAAAGAGTCCTGATCCCGCCTGCGGGATCATGCATACAGCCGGTCACGTGCCGGCGAGGGGAGGTG harbors:
- a CDS encoding V-type ATPase subunit — encoded protein: MTGNLDYFVARLHGKRSSMAEGDRLDSLTRLRSLPEFTRAIFPEREFQGTADFQRLLIEELAREFSGFPGHLDRAERHLIDWMPARLEAENIKVLLRACITKIPLEEVTQRLVPLPGQTPAVVESLVRAPTLSDFVMLLPFGPLRKGLEKAIRDHGEDVRPFFLEAALDSGYLRELATRLTLLSSRDRQEVEGVICQEVDIFHLMLVLRGKFNYGLAADQLLSFHVPGARIPHAVLAAMLDDHDPWIAVGRAVMRAIDPLPVEGALSESSSAIQIPFIEDLAWRRYHRLANTAFRRSHMGFGVVVGYVALRRLEVANLITISEGIRTGAGEDIIRTRMVPRVEREASHA